Part of the Candidatus Delongbacteria bacterium genome, CCCGGCAGGAGGCCGGCGGCGCCTGGCTGCGCCAGCCGCGTCCCCTGCGCAGCATCGGCTATGCGGCCTGGGACTGGGGCTTCGAGCTGCAGGCCGTGCTGCCCCTCGAGTTCGACGGAGTCTTTCTGATCACCGATTCCAGCGCGTCGCACATGTTGCGCTGATGGTGCTTCGCGGCTCCGGGGCAGATCGGTCGACACGGGTTGCAGGCTCCGGTGAGCACCGGCCCGGGCAGACGCTTCCGCACAGTGGGCCGGAAACCTGATACCGGCTTGAGGGTCGAAGAGCCGTTCACCCCCTCACACAGCGCAACGAGGCCAGCCATGCTCAGAATCCAGAACCTGGTGAAGGTCTATCCAGGACCCGTTACCGCCCTCTCCGGCATCGACCTGGATCTCCCCCGGGGGCTCTTCGGCCTGCTGGGGCCCAACGGTTCGGGCAAGACCACCCTGATGAGCATCCTGGCCGGTCTGCTGGCCCCCACCGATGGCCGGATTTTCTGGCAAGGACAGGATGTGACCCAGCATCCCGAGCGGCTCTGGCCCCTGCTGGGTTATCTGCCCCAGGACTTTGGCTTCTACCCCGAACTCAGTGGCCGGGCCATGCTGGCTTACCTCTTGCGGCTCAAGGGCGTGTCCGCTCCAGGCGGATTGAACCGCCTCTGTGATGCACTGCTCGAGCGGGTCAACCTTTCCGCGGCCGCGCATCGACGGGTGGGTGACTGGTCAGGCGGGATGCGCCAGCGGCTGGGAATCGCCCAGGCCATCGCGGGCGAACCGGATCTGCTGGTCGTCGATGAACCCACCGTGGGTCTGGATCCCGAGGAGCGCCTGCGTTTCCAGCGCCTGCTGGCGGAACTGGCCAACGAGCGGGTCGTGTTGCTCTCGACACATCTGGTGGAGGATGTGGCCCATCTTTGTCCGCGCGTTGCCGTGATCCGCGCGGGTCGGCTGTTGGCCAACACCACTCCCCAGGAAGCCTGCCGGGCCCTGGACGGTCTTGTTCACACCGGATTTGTGGATGAAGAACGCCTGGAGCAGTTGACCCGAACGTCCCGGGTGACCCAGACCAGGCTGCAGGAAGGTCGCATCCAGGTGCGCCTGTATTGCCCTGAGGGAACTGGGCCCCAGGGGTTCAGGCCCGTGGATGCCACTCTCGAAGACGCCTATCTGGTAATGACCCGTTCCACATCCAACCAGATCTCACGTCCCACCCGCAGCACGGAACAAGCATGAGCCGTCGAGTGCTGGCGGTGGTCATGCAGGTGTCACGGCTCCAGCTGCGCAGCCCCCTGCTCTGGGGTCTGCTCGGGCTCTGCCTGCTGGCGGTGGTCTTCGTCAACCCGGCCGCCATGGTGCCCACTGGCAAGCTGGGAGTCGCTGGACTGCGCCCCACGGGAAACTCGGTCTACGCCCTGGCCCAGACCTTTTCGCTCAGTGGCATGCTGTTCTACACCTTCCTGGTCTCCTTGATCGCGGGCCGTGCCGCGCTCCGGGACAGCGAGGTGGGCATCGAGCCACTGCTGCACAGCACTCCGCTGCGACCCGGGGAATACCTGCTTGGCACACTCGCGGGTGTGCTGCTCGTGCTGGGCGGAGTGTTGCTGTTGCACGTGCTGGCGGCGATGGCCTGGATGCAGTTCGGTGCGCTGCTGGGCAGCACCAATGCGCTGGGACCTTTCCAGGCCGGAAACTACCTGCTGGCGGCTCTGTGTTTCACCGCGCCCGGTCTGCTGCTCTGCGCCTGTCTCTCCTTTGCCATCGGCGTGCACGCGCGCAACTCACTGGCGCTGTTTCCCCTGCCGGTCGCCTTGATTTTCCTGTCCATGGCCGGCTTGCTGCCCGCTTCCTCGGAGGGGGGAGCCTGGCTCTCGCGGATCTTTGCGGCCTTCGACATCTACGGCACACGCTGGCTGAAGCAGACCTTCTTTGCCAGCGACCGGGGGCTGGCCTTCTACAACACGGCCGATCTGGAGCTGGATCGGGCCTTCCTGCTGAATCGCGGCACAATCGTGTGCGTGTCACTGCTGGCCATGCTGTGCGCCCTGTACAGCCTGCGCGCCCGCCTGAAAGGTGCTGGCTCCAGCGTTCGAACTGCGGCTGGGAGCGACGCGGATGCACAGACCGGTCCATCTCTCGTTCCCCTTGCCAGGCTGGGCATGGAAACCCGGCCTCCTGGCGTGTGTGGCTCGCTCCTGTCGGTGGCCCGGATCGAATTTCTGCGTCTTGTGCGTCATCCGGGGATCTGGCTCTTCCTGTTGCTGGCGGTCCTGCTGGTCGGCGAGCACGCGTCCACCGTGCAGGGAGTGTTCGGGTCCCGCGTGATCCACCGCGCGGGCAGTCTGGCCGTCGGACTGCTGGGCACTGTGGCGATCCTGGGCTGCCTGCTGCTGCTGTTCGTGGTGGTGGACAGTCTGGATCGCCCGCAGCGTACGGGGTTGTTTCCGTTGCAACCCACGGCTCCATCGTCCAGGGTGGCGCAGTTGCTGGGCAGTCAGCTGGCAGGCGCCGGAATTCTGTTGCTGCTGCTGCTGGCAATGACAGTCGCCGGGGTATGTGTTCTGCTGTCCCGGGCCGATGCGGCGATAGAGGTCGGACCCTTCGTCTGGGTCTGGTCAGGTGTGCTGGTCCCCACCTTCGCGTTCTGGATCGCTTTCATTGCACTGGCTCACACCCTTGTGCGCAGCAAGGCAGCCACCCTGCTGGTGGCTCTGCTGCTTCTGGCGACAACCTTCGTGCTTGCATTGATGCAACGCCTGGACTGGTTGGGCAACTGGCTGCTGCTGGGCAGTCTGCGCTGGAGTGATCCCGGCTTTCTCGAGCTGCATGGCCGCGCATTGTTGCTCAACAGAATCTGGATCCTCAGTCTGGCCTTTGCCCTGCAGGCGATTGCGCTGCGAGTCGTGTCCCGCCGCAGGCCGGACCGGCTTGGCAGTCCCTTGCGCTCAGCCCCGGGCAGGGCCTGGCGACTGTTGCCGCTCTGCCTGCCGCCGCTGTTGGCTGGATCCTGGCTCTTCCTCGAGTTGCGGGCGGGCTTCCAGCATGCATCGGTGGACGAGGCCTGGGCACGCTACGACACCCGCAATCACGTGCGCTGGAGCAAGGAGGCGCCACCTGGAATCACCCATCTGGATCTGGCACTCGATCTGTATCCCGACCTGCATCGGATGCGCGTGCGCGGTGAGGTCACACTTGTATCCACAGGCCAGGACAGTCTCTGGTATCTGCCCTTCACGGTGGGGCTGGCCTTTGATTCCCTCGAGTTCACAGTCAATGACCAGGCGGCGCGGGCTGAAGATCGAAACGGACTGCGTCTGATCAGGCTCAAGCAGGCACTGGCTCCCGGTGACAGCCTGCGCGCAGGTTTTCGATTCGTGACCTCTGTGCCTGCCGGGATCACGCGCAATGGGGGAGCCGTCTCGAGTTTCATTCTGCCCTCTGCCGTGATGCTGGGAAACGGCGGGCCGGAATTCCTGCCGGTGCCCGGCTTCATGCCTGACCGGGCACCGGAGTACGTTGAAGGCAGTGAGCTGGAAGATCTGCCGCCCGGTTACTGGAACGCGGAGCTGCCACCACTGGCTGGCCCGAGCAGACCGTTCACCACCCGTCTTGAACTCAGTCTGCCCGAGGGGCTGCAGGTCTGCGCCACCGGTCAGCCCACGACACGCTGGTCGGAGCAGGGGCGCAGCCATTCGATCTGGGAAAGTCGGGCCCCAGTGCGTGCTCTCTGTGTCGTGGCGGGCGTCTGGGAAACACACGAGGGTGACGGTGTCACGCTGTACCACAACCGCGAGCACGCGCGCAACGTGGAGGGCATGCTGCGCACGCTGGAGTCGGGCCGGGAGCTGTATTCGGAATGGTTTGGCGAACTGCCCTGGCCCGATGTCCGGCTCTGCGAGTATCCCGATCATGTCAGCCGCGCCCAGGGTTTTCCCGGGCTGATCGCCTTCAGCGAAGGCATGGGCTTTCATGCTGTGGCTGATTCGGCCGGTATCTTCCCGGCTGCCGTGGTGGCCCACGAATTGGCGCACCAGTGGTGGGGCAACCTGCTGATGCCCGGACGTGGTCCCGGGGCCGATGTGCTCATAGAGGGCATGGCCAACTACTGCACGCTGCTGGCGCTGGAGCACGAGCTGGGGGACGCGGCCCGCGTGCGTTACGCTCTCGAACTGGAAACGCGCTACGCCCGGGATCGTCGGCGCGACCTGGAACGCCCGCTGGTGGACTCCACGCTGGGGCCCCGGGCCAGTGAGCTGACCGTGGTGTACGACAAGGGAGCCTGGGCCTTCTGGATGCTGCAACAGGAACTGGGCCGCGACCACATGCGCGCGGGTTTGCGAGCATTCATCGACAGCTTCAGGGACTCCCCGGACCACCCGGTGCTTCAGGACCTGTTTGCCGTGCTGGTGGCGGATGCCCCCGATCCGGAGCGTTTGCGCGAGCGCTGGCGCGTCTGGTTCGAACGGGTCGAACTGCCCGAGTTCCAGCTGGAGGCAGTCCGTCTCGACCAGGATGGAGCGGACTGGTTGCTGCAGGCTGTCGTGCGCAATCTGGGCAGCGGGTCCCCGACCGTCGACCTGGCGATGGAGGGCGATGGGCAGGAGCAGCGCCTGCGGCTGGAACTGGCCGAAGGTGATTCTTGCACGGTGCGAACGCGGTTGCCCTTCCAGCCCACCCGACTTGTGTTGGATCCCGATGCACATGTGCTGCAGCTCAATCGGGAGCGGGCCCAACACACGCTGCTCTGATCCGGGCAAGGCACCCAGATCCGGAGTCCGGCTTTCCGTACCGGACCTGCTGCGCACTGTTCGGCCGTGTGGAAGTTTGTTACCGTGAGGGGCGACCGATTCCCGGAATGTGCGGACCGTCCGGGCAATCCGTGGACGTCGTCCAGCCATGACGCAAGCAAGGGAGAGCCCATGGCCCGAATCCGCAGCAAGAGCCTTAGTGTGATCGGCTGGCGCGAATGGCTGGCCCTGCCGGATCTGGGGGTGGGGGCGATCAAGGCCAAGGTGGACACGGGAGCCCGTTCGTCCTCACTGCATGCCTTCGACCTGCAGGTCTTCGAGCGGGAAGGTGCGTCCTGGGTGCGCTTTGAAATCCACCCCGCCCAGCGCAGCAAGGACCGTGCGATTGAAGTGGAAGTCCCGGTCCTCGAGTTCCGTCGCGTGCGCAGTTCCAGCGGCAAGGCCGAGCGGAGGCCCGTGATCAAGACCACGGTCGAACTGCTGGGCTTGCGCTGGCCCATCGAGCTGACCCTGGCCAGCCGCGACAAGATGGGGTTCCGCATGCTGCTGGGACGTGAGGCGATCCGCGGACACCTGCTGGTGGATGCGGGCCGCTCCTTCCTGTGTGGCGGAACCAATGGCAGACGTGGAAAACGTACCGCTCCGGACACGGCCAGCGGACACCCGGAACCCGGCAAGGAGATCTGATGAAACTGGGCATACTGTCCTGCAGCCCGGGGTGTTACAGCACCCGTCGCCTGCGGGAAGCGGCCATCCAGCGCGGACACGAAGCCCGCGTGCTGGACACGCTGAAATTCGCCATCGAGCTGCAGCAGGGCGAACCCGACCTGTTCTATCGCCAGAAACACCTTGCCCACTATGACGCGGTGCTGCCGCGCATCGGGGCCTCCATCACCTATTTCGGGACCGCCGTGGTGCGCCAGTTCGAGCAGATGGACGTCTACTGCGCCAATACCTCGGCCAGCATCGCCACCTCGCGGGACAAGCTGCGCAGCCTGCAGATCCTCAGTCGGCACCGCATCGGCATTCCACGTACCACCTTCGTGCGCGACAAGAAGGATGTGCTGCCGGCCATCGAGCGGGTGGGCGGCGCGCCCGTGATCATCAAGCTGCTGGAAGGCACCCAGGGCATTGGCGTGCTGCTGGCCGAGTCGGTCAAGTCGGCCGAGGCGATCATCGAACTGCTCCAGAGCCAGCGCCAGAACGTGCTGATCCAGAAGTTCGTCGCGGAAAGCAAGGGCCGCGATGTGCGTGCCTTCGTGGTGGGCGACCGGGTGGTCGCGGCCATGCGGAGGGTGGCCCAGGGTCAGGAATTCCGCAGCAACGTGCACCGGGGCGGCCTCACCGAGAAGGTCGAACTGAATGAGGTCTACCGTGAGACGGCCGTGCGCGCGGCCCAGATCATGGGACTGCGGGTGGCCGGAGTGGACCTGCTGGAGAGCCTGGATGGCCCGCAGGTGATGGAAGTGAATTCCTCGCCGGGTCTGGAAGGCATCGAGCGCTGCACCCAGCTGGATGTGGCCGGCGCGGTGGTGGACTACATCGCGGCCCAGGTGGATTTTCCCGAGATTGATCTGCGCCAGCGGCTGACGGTCAGCCGCGGTTTCGGCGTGGCCGAGATCCACATTCCCGAAGGATCGGAATATGTGGGCCAGCCCATCGGCGAATCGGGGCTGCGCGACAAGGATGTGTCGGTGCTGACTCTCTATCGTGGCACCCACGTGATTCCCAGTCCGCGCATGCAGCGCGTGCTGGAGGCCGGCGACCGGCTGCTCTGTTTCGGCAAGCTGGAACTGATGCGCGACCTGATTCCGGCGCGCACACGGCGCAAGCGCGCACAGCAGGTTCGCCAACTGCCCGATCTGCCCGTGGCCGACGAAGTCCACCGCGAACCGGACAGCCCGGCCGATGCGACACGGGCGAGGAGCTGAGCATGGAATCTCGCGAGCGCCGACCGATTGACGACTGGCTGGGCGAGCCCATTGCGGCGGGCGAGACCCATGATGTGATGCTTCCCGTGAGCGAAAGCACCAGCGGCGGAGCGGTGAACGTGCCGATCCAGATCCGGCGGGCCCACGAACCCGGACCGGTGGTCTTCATCACGGCGGCGTTGCACGGCGACGAGATCAACGGCACGGGAGCCGTGCGCCAGCTGATCCGTGACCCGGACTTCCGTCTGACGCGCGGGGCCGTGATTCTGGTGCCCGTGCTGAACCTGCTGGCCTTCGAGCGCCACTCGCGCTACCTGCCCGATCGTCGTGACCTGAACCGCTGTTTTCCCGGCAGTGCCGGGGGCAGTCTGGCCAGCCGGATGGCGCACACCATCTTCCAGCACATCGTCACACGCAGCGATTTCGGGATAGACCTGCATACCGCGGCCGCGCGCCGCACCAACTATCCCAACGTGCGTGGCGATCTGGCCGACCCGCGCGTGCGACAACTTGCCGAGTCCTTCGGCAGCGAGTTCATCCTCAACGGCAAGGGGCCGGCCGGTGGTCTGCGCCGGGCCGCCGTGAAGGCCGGTTGCCCCACGATCATCATGGAGGGGGGCGAAGTCTGCAAGGTCGAGCCGGCGATCGTGGAATCGGCCACCCGTGGCATCCGCAATGTGTTGCGCAGCCTGGGAATGCTCGCAGGAGCCATTCAGCGCCCCGCCTATCAGGTGATCATCGAGAAGTCGATCTGGATTCGCGCCGAGAAGGGCGGCTTCATGACCTTTCACATCAAACCCGGCGACATCGTGGAGCAGGGGCAGGCCCTGGCGACCAATACCACCCTGCTGGGGGAGCAGCGCAGCGTGTTGCACGCCCCCTTCAACGGCGTGGTGATCGGCATGACCAGCCTGCCCGCGATCAGCCCCGGTGAACCGCTCTGCAATCTGGGCAAACTGCCCGCGGGCTGCGATCCCGCCGAACTGCGCCGCCTGCGCCACGAAGAGCACGGCCTGGGCCAGCGCCTGAGCGAGCAGCTCGCTTCCAATGTGCTGGTGGTCGGCCCCGGCCGGGCACCCGGCGCATCCCACTCCGACTGACGCCACTCCCGGGGCCACGTCAGCAGCCGGAATCTCCAGAAAAAGCGCGAGCGGGGCATGCCCCGCTCGTGCGTGATCCGCTCATCGTCGGTCGCGCCTCAGGGGCGGCGGCGTTCCGGGTCATGGAAGAAGCGATAGCGCCACAGAGCTTCGTCACCATGGCAGGCGGCACAATTGGTGTCTTCGCTGCGGTGCGCGATCAATCCCGCGCTCTCCAGATGAGGATTGTGGCAACTGAGGCAGCTGATCTCGGCAGGCACGGCCGTGTCCCCCGTTGACTGGGTCTGAATCAGCTGCACGTCGGGATGGGCCCAGGCGCCCGGCACACGCTGCCCGGCATCCAGATCGGAGTGGCAGGCCAGACAGGCCCGGTTGCTGGTGGTCCAGGAGGCGTTCTTCCATTCAAGATCGCCCTTGGGCCAGGGGGAGCGGGCCAGGATCTGTCCGGTTTCGCGTACAGCGGCCGCGGGCCTCATCAGGCCTTCCTGGGCGGCATTGTGCGGAGTATGACAGCCAATGCAGGCGCTTCCACCCGCTGGTGCCACCGCCTTGTGGGCACCGCGTGCCACGGGGGCCTGCTGCTGATGGCAACCCAGACAGAGACCACCCTCGCGATTGTCCACCCGCAGGAAGCTGCTGCTCTCGTCCCCGTCGCTGCCCGCGTGCCAGGCCAGATCGGAGGGGCTCCAGCGGTGAGGATCGTGGCAGGACACACAGGCCAGGCGTGCCTCGGCCTGATGGCTGGGCATGCGGGACCCGGGGCGAACG contains:
- a CDS encoding ATP-binding cassette domain-containing protein; this encodes MLRIQNLVKVYPGPVTALSGIDLDLPRGLFGLLGPNGSGKTTLMSILAGLLAPTDGRIFWQGQDVTQHPERLWPLLGYLPQDFGFYPELSGRAMLAYLLRLKGVSAPGGLNRLCDALLERVNLSAAAHRRVGDWSGGMRQRLGIAQAIAGEPDLLVVDEPTVGLDPEERLRFQRLLAELANERVVLLSTHLVEDVAHLCPRVAVIRAGRLLANTTPQEACRALDGLVHTGFVDEERLEQLTRTSRVTQTRLQEGRIQVRLYCPEGTGPQGFRPVDATLEDAYLVMTRSTSNQISRPTRSTEQA
- a CDS encoding ATP-dependent zinc protease: MARIRSKSLSVIGWREWLALPDLGVGAIKAKVDTGARSSSLHAFDLQVFEREGASWVRFEIHPAQRSKDRAIEVEVPVLEFRRVRSSSGKAERRPVIKTTVELLGLRWPIELTLASRDKMGFRMLLGREAIRGHLLVDAGRSFLCGGTNGRRGKRTAPDTASGHPEPGKEI
- a CDS encoding RimK family alpha-L-glutamate ligase, giving the protein MKLGILSCSPGCYSTRRLREAAIQRGHEARVLDTLKFAIELQQGEPDLFYRQKHLAHYDAVLPRIGASITYFGTAVVRQFEQMDVYCANTSASIATSRDKLRSLQILSRHRIGIPRTTFVRDKKDVLPAIERVGGAPVIIKLLEGTQGIGVLLAESVKSAEAIIELLQSQRQNVLIQKFVAESKGRDVRAFVVGDRVVAAMRRVAQGQEFRSNVHRGGLTEKVELNEVYRETAVRAAQIMGLRVAGVDLLESLDGPQVMEVNSSPGLEGIERCTQLDVAGAVVDYIAAQVDFPEIDLRQRLTVSRGFGVAEIHIPEGSEYVGQPIGESGLRDKDVSVLTLYRGTHVIPSPRMQRVLEAGDRLLCFGKLELMRDLIPARTRRKRAQQVRQLPDLPVADEVHREPDSPADATRARS
- a CDS encoding succinylglutamate desuccinylase/aspartoacylase family protein; amino-acid sequence: MESRERRPIDDWLGEPIAAGETHDVMLPVSESTSGGAVNVPIQIRRAHEPGPVVFITAALHGDEINGTGAVRQLIRDPDFRLTRGAVILVPVLNLLAFERHSRYLPDRRDLNRCFPGSAGGSLASRMAHTIFQHIVTRSDFGIDLHTAAARRTNYPNVRGDLADPRVRQLAESFGSEFILNGKGPAGGLRRAAVKAGCPTIIMEGGEVCKVEPAIVESATRGIRNVLRSLGMLAGAIQRPAYQVIIEKSIWIRAEKGGFMTFHIKPGDIVEQGQALATNTTLLGEQRSVLHAPFNGVVIGMTSLPAISPGEPLCNLGKLPAGCDPAELRRLRHEEHGLGQRLSEQLASNVLVVGPGRAPGASHSD